The Vairimorpha necatrix chromosome 11, complete sequence genome window below encodes:
- a CDS encoding reverse transcriptase, translating into MSQKLFYVANLLSSRETKKIEWNEKHKIEIKKILKAIEENLVLSPPDFTQKFVLQCDASEEGMGAVETDSKNCVFANKEISNRIERWEVLFNEYFLEIVSIQGEKNNVADLLS; encoded by the exons ATGAGtcagaaattattttacgTGGCAAATCTATTAAGTAGTCGCGAGACGAAGAAGATTGAGTGGAATGAGAAGcataaaatagaaataaagaagatattaAAAGCCATAGAAGAAAACTTAGTGCTTTCACCACCGGATTTTACACAAAAATTTGTACTACAGTGTGACGCAAGCGAAGAAGGAATGGGGGCA GTTGAAACAGATAGTAAAAACTGTGTTTTTGCAAATAAGGAGATTTCTAATAGAATCGAGCGATGGGAGGTGCTTTTTAACGAGTATTTTCTTGAAATAGTAAGCATTCAAGGCgagaaaaataatgtaGCCGACCTTTTGTCATGA
- a CDS encoding DDE-TNP-IS1595 domain-containing protein: protein MRYLQEAIRELNVCEDACFRNNEAAIDFFLDNGLLKRSIACRHCSTSERTVLMNISGCSGYIDGKAYRLFNYTTYQAIDLCKICKNSFIKIKDTVMEIIASESDDSYQIGGTSVRVQFDETAICNGLIVSNPSSTLDSMPGIQWIIGGIVEGNCREFVLELLPNRQSSTIEDFFRRRVKRGSIIITDGYPSYPSASRNFGNEHYIVNHSFGFINAEGDHTNNIENLWSHLKNEYR, encoded by the exons ATGAGATATCTGCAGGAGGCTATTCGTGAGCTAAATGTCTGCGAAGATGCGTGCTTTAGGAACAATGAAGCAgcaattgatttttttttagataatgGTCTTCTAAAAAGATCGATTGCTTGCAGACATTGTTCGACATCAGAACGAACTGTTCTTATGAACATTAGTGGATGTTCCGGCTACATCGACGGTAAAGCTTATCGTT tatttaattatacTACTTACCAAGCAATAGATCTGTgcaaaatatgtaaaaattcatttattaaaatcaagGATACAGTGATGGAAATCATTGCTTCTGAAAGCGATGATAGCTACCAAATTGGAGGAACTTCTGTTCGTGTACAATTTGATGAAACCGCCATATGCAACGGGTTAATTGTATCTAATCCTTCTTCAACTTTGGATTCCATGCCTGGAATTCAATGGATTATAGGCGGCATAGTAGAAGGTAATTGTAGAGAATTTGTTCTTGAATTGCTACCTAATCGACAATCTAGTACTATTGAAGACTTTTTTAGACGCAGAGTAAAACGTGGCTCTATTATAATTACTGATGGATACCCTTCATATCCATCAGCCTCTAGAAATTTTGGCAATGAACATTACATAGTAAATCATTCGTTTGGATTTATAAATGCAGAAGGAGACCAcacaaataatatagaaaatttgtgGTCTCATTTGAAGAATGAGTATAGATAG
- a CDS encoding DDE-3 domain-containing protein has protein sequence MCVITINGLLAYEFKRGAYNSESFMNFVGNKLSMFFRNNPGKVLIVDNASFHHSREVLQKLNNLGINHKFLPPYSPQLNPIEEFFSMLKARFSSFHNTESQIETRIENVLSLNYSRECPGFYRNMMEWLEKARAREDFI, from the coding sequence ATGTGCGTAATTACTATAAATGGATTATTGGCATATGAGTTCAAACGTGGAGCGTATAACTCTGAGAGTTTTATGAACTTTGTAGGGAATAAATTGTCTATGTTCTTTAGGAATAATCCTGGTAAAGTTCTTATTGTGGATAATGCTAGTTTTCATCATTCGCGGgaagttttacaaaaattaaacaatcTAGGCATCAATCATAAATTCCTGCCTCCTTATTCTCCACAATTAAATCCCATCGAAGAATTCTTTTCGATGCTCAAGGCAAGGTTTTCATCTTTTCATAATACAGAAAGTCAAATTGAAACAAGGATTGAAAATGTTTTGAGTTTAAATTATAGCCGTGAGTGTCCTggattttatagaaatatgATGGAGTGGCTAGAAAAGGCAAGAGCAAGAGAAgactttatttaa
- a CDS encoding DDE-TNP-IS1595 domain-containing protein, giving the protein MKTCKVKVSLLKDTPFYCKKTSILDILLVIKLWSFKVKQTAICEFLGISQKCIRHIINKTLSIVENTVYNLTGKIGGPGIIVEIDESKFGKVKYHKGHRVDGVWVFGMVERTTQRKIVMIPVDNRRADTLEEIIKNYVHRESIIHSDCFKSYSKLKDIFAERKTVNHSIEFVNNINSCHTNTIEGNWFGIKNETSVRHRTRTLISGSLIRFMLRRNFKGDVFTNIIKFIFSSFFPF; this is encoded by the exons atgaaaa CTTGTAAAGTCAAGGtgtcattattaaaagacaCTCCATTTTATTGCAAAAAGACAAGTATATTAGATATTTTGTTAGTAATAAAGCTATGGTCTTTTAAAGTTAAACAGACTGCCATATGTGAATTTCTGGGCATTAGTCAAAAATGCATAAGacatataattaataaaacattatcTATTGTGGAAAATActgtttataatttaactGGTAAAATAGGTGGACCAGGAATAATAGTAGAAATAGATGAATCCAAATTTGGTAAAGTGAAATATCACAAAGGCCATCGTGTCGATGGTGTCTGGGTTTTTGGGATGGTTGAAAGAACCACCCAAAGGAAGATTGTAATGATTCCAGTAGACAATAGAAGAGCTGACActttagaagaaataattaaaaattatgttcaCAGAGAATCAATAATACACAGTGACTGCTTTAAGTCTTACAGCAAATTAAAAGACATATTTGCAGAGCGTAAAACTGTTAATCATTCCATTGAATTTGTGAACAATATCAATAGCTGTCATACTAACACTATTGAAGGAAATTGGTTtggtataaaaaatgaaacttCAGTAAGACACAGAACAAGAACACTGATTTCTGGTTCACTAATAAGATTTATGttaagaagaaattttaaaggagatgtatttacaaatattattaaatttattttttcttccttTTTCCCGTTTTGA